The following are encoded together in the Salinibacterium sp. UTAS2018 genome:
- a CDS encoding MoxR family ATPase — protein sequence MTDEQLRHAFTQLRTEVGKAVVGQDAAVTGLTIALLTGGHVLLEGVPGVAKTLLVRTLSRALQLDTKRVQFTPDLMPGDVTGSLVYDSKSGEFEFREGPVFTNILLADEINRTPPKTQSSLLEAMEERQVSVDGQSLKLPVPFMVAATMNPIEYEGTYTLPEAQLDRFLLKLVLDLPERDTEIEVLTRHAAGFNPRDLAAAGVTPVLDAAMLAAAQAAVTKVGASPDVIAYAVDLARATRQSPSVKLGVSPRGAIALIAAAKAWAWLTGADAITPDHIQSMVLPVLRHRIQLRPEAELEGVSADVILRSIVQQVQVPI from the coding sequence ATGACTGACGAGCAACTGCGGCACGCATTCACTCAACTACGCACAGAAGTAGGCAAGGCTGTTGTTGGCCAAGATGCGGCTGTCACCGGGCTCACCATCGCGCTGCTCACCGGGGGTCACGTGCTGCTGGAGGGCGTTCCGGGCGTCGCGAAGACGCTGTTGGTGCGCACCCTCAGCCGAGCGCTTCAGCTCGACACCAAGCGTGTGCAGTTCACCCCCGACCTGATGCCTGGCGACGTCACCGGATCACTCGTTTATGACTCCAAATCTGGAGAGTTCGAGTTTCGCGAAGGCCCCGTCTTCACGAACATTTTGCTGGCGGATGAGATCAACCGCACGCCACCCAAGACCCAGTCATCGCTGCTGGAAGCCATGGAAGAGCGTCAAGTCTCTGTCGATGGCCAGTCGTTGAAACTGCCCGTGCCCTTCATGGTGGCTGCGACGATGAACCCGATCGAATACGAAGGCACCTACACGCTTCCCGAAGCTCAGCTCGACCGCTTCTTACTGAAGCTCGTTCTCGACCTCCCCGAGCGAGACACCGAGATTGAAGTTCTTACCCGTCACGCCGCAGGCTTCAATCCTCGCGATCTCGCCGCGGCCGGCGTTACTCCCGTGCTCGATGCGGCAATGCTCGCTGCGGCCCAGGCCGCCGTCACGAAGGTCGGCGCAAGCCCCGACGTCATCGCGTATGCCGTTGACCTTGCTCGCGCCACCCGCCAGAGCCCCTCAGTGAAGCTCGGGGTAAGCCCCCGCGGTGCGATCGCGCTGATCGCGGCCGCCAAGGCGTGGGCTTGGCTCACGGGCGCCGATGCAATCACGCCCGACCACATCCAGAGCATGGTGCTGCCGGTGCTTCGCCATCGGATTCAGTTGCGTCCCGAAGCCGAGCTCGAAGGGGTGTCGGCCGACGTCATTTTGCGATCGATCGTGCAGCAAGTGCAGGTTCCGATCTAA
- a CDS encoding glycerophosphoryl diester phosphodiesterase membrane domain-containing protein gives MSDNSPWQSPDSSSAAGAGSLAPPTAASAYSPAETAPVAPGTPGATPPFVAPTAGWTPPPKPGLIPLHPLGLGAILSASLMVLRRNPRPTFGLALLIMSLVMVGSLVLVGVVTFSGIERSLSASDGDAAAIEAGATAGVILSALFAVALSLVGGAILQGVISLEVARGTVGERLRLRGLWNAAKGRIGALIGWSALVMLAVIVGIAIVAGVSVLLFAIGDTAGIVFGVLTMLGGLLVALFLAAWLGTFFAFVPSALMIERLPLMLAIRRSWSLVKGNFWRTFGILLLILVIVNTVSSVVTAPVSFFGGLGIGLLNPTGNEETAVVAFAVIYIVSIILSVIISAVTIVIQSAAPALLYIDMRMRKEGFDLDLTRFVEARNVGDHSVPDPYLTAQSTPSRATPASPNAAS, from the coding sequence GTGAGCGACAACAGCCCCTGGCAGTCACCCGATAGCAGCAGCGCCGCTGGCGCCGGGTCGCTTGCACCTCCCACCGCGGCGTCGGCGTATAGCCCCGCTGAAACTGCACCGGTAGCGCCGGGGACGCCGGGTGCAACTCCGCCATTCGTGGCTCCGACTGCCGGCTGGACTCCGCCGCCTAAACCGGGCCTCATCCCGCTGCACCCGCTCGGTCTCGGCGCAATTCTCTCGGCGTCCCTCATGGTGCTGCGCCGCAATCCTCGCCCGACCTTTGGGCTCGCGCTACTCATCATGAGTCTCGTTATGGTCGGCTCTCTCGTTCTTGTCGGCGTTGTGACCTTCAGCGGAATCGAACGTTCGCTGAGCGCCAGCGATGGGGATGCCGCAGCTATCGAAGCCGGCGCTACCGCCGGCGTGATCCTCTCCGCCCTGTTCGCTGTGGCCCTCTCTCTCGTCGGTGGCGCGATTCTGCAGGGGGTCATCTCGCTCGAAGTTGCTCGCGGAACCGTGGGCGAGCGTCTTCGCCTGCGCGGTCTGTGGAACGCCGCCAAAGGCCGCATCGGCGCTCTCATCGGCTGGTCAGCGCTCGTCATGCTCGCGGTCATCGTGGGGATTGCGATTGTGGCTGGCGTATCGGTGTTGTTATTCGCTATCGGGGACACCGCCGGAATCGTGTTTGGAGTTCTGACGATGCTTGGCGGGCTCCTCGTTGCTCTCTTTCTGGCGGCGTGGCTCGGTACCTTCTTCGCGTTTGTACCCAGCGCCCTCATGATCGAGCGTTTGCCGCTGATGCTTGCTATTCGCCGTTCGTGGTCTCTCGTCAAGGGAAACTTCTGGCGTACCTTCGGCATTTTGCTGCTCATCTTGGTCATCGTGAACACGGTGTCGAGCGTCGTCACGGCTCCAGTCAGCTTCTTTGGCGGTCTCGGCATCGGCCTGCTTAATCCGACGGGCAACGAGGAAACAGCTGTCGTGGCATTCGCCGTGATCTACATCGTGTCCATCATTCTTTCGGTCATCATCAGCGCCGTCACCATCGTCATTCAGTCTGCTGCTCCAGCGCTGCTCTATATCGACATGCGCATGCGCAAGGAGGGCTTCGATCTTGATCTGACGCGATTCGTTGAAGCTCGCAATGTCGGCGACCACTCGGTTCCTGATCCCTATCTCACGGCGCAGAGCACGCCGAGCCGAGCCACGCCTGCGTCACCGAACGCTGCTTCATGA
- a CDS encoding DUF4129 domain-containing protein has protein sequence MTVIDSAVSAWVGLAGFSARSLAGDVPVDPDSGDATGWLIDELSKAPYQAAKPTLFDRASKAFSDWLASLTIGDGNGIPTFVSIVLLSLVAIAIIAAIVVYGVPRLNRKSRHQDILFGETDYRSAAQLRAAAEQSAARDDFVAAIADMFRSIARGLSERTLVTMTPGTTGHGFAARASRVFPELAAEFASSADTFDLIRYMRKTATREQYEQLRALEARVRATKPDLAEATL, from the coding sequence ATGACAGTGATCGACTCCGCGGTTTCGGCCTGGGTAGGGCTCGCGGGGTTCTCTGCGCGGTCGCTCGCGGGTGACGTACCCGTGGACCCTGACTCCGGCGATGCAACCGGATGGCTCATCGACGAACTCTCGAAAGCTCCCTATCAGGCCGCAAAGCCGACGCTCTTCGACCGGGCATCCAAAGCATTCAGCGACTGGCTAGCGAGCCTTACGATCGGTGACGGTAACGGGATTCCGACTTTCGTTTCCATTGTGCTTCTCTCGCTCGTGGCCATCGCGATCATCGCAGCGATTGTCGTCTACGGGGTGCCGCGGCTCAACCGTAAGAGTCGCCATCAGGACATCTTGTTTGGTGAAACCGACTATCGATCTGCCGCGCAATTGAGAGCGGCAGCCGAGCAATCGGCGGCGCGTGACGACTTCGTAGCCGCTATCGCAGACATGTTCCGTTCCATCGCCCGCGGATTATCAGAGCGCACGCTCGTCACGATGACTCCGGGAACGACCGGGCACGGTTTCGCTGCTCGGGCTTCACGTGTCTTCCCCGAACTCGCTGCGGAATTCGCCAGCAGTGCCGACACCTTCGACCTCATTCGCTACATGCGCAAAACCGCTACTCGCGAGCAATATGAACAACTCCGCGCGCTTGAAGCTCGCGTGCGCGCGACCAAACCCGACTTGGCCGAGGCGACGCTGTGA
- the mtrB gene encoding MtrAB system histidine kinase MtrB — MRDFDWRGWVQRAAALWRSSLQLRTVAITVLLSSVVVAVIAGYMSLSVGANLFDASRDQLTRTSANATLAGQQVFDAADEGLGLEDLDVMMGEAAKVIESVASSTGGTSYAILRTPAQEGPRVPSDVQTLGLGSAALISEELRDIVSQSTEQRTYWQSVALEQEADGAVHPGLVVGSTLDIRGSQYELYLVYDIQDTQDTLVLVQQTLGLGGFALLALIGVVTFVVVRLVVGPVRLAAETSQRLAAGELEVRIPVQGNDVIATLARSFNGMATSMQQQITRLAALSQVQQRFVSDVSHELRTPLTTIRLAGDVLYDQRENFPPATARTAELLHTQVERFELLLADLLEMSRYDAGAVDMETEPTNLVRLVEDAIESLTSLAESKGSELRLVAPGGHFEADVDPRRIRRILQNLVSNAIDHGDGLPIVVWVDSDQDAIAIAVRDYGVGMSQAALERVFDRFWRADPSRQRTTGGTGLGLAIALEDAALHGGWLEAWSDGDHGSCFRLTIPRERGADLRSSPLELPPNDEIPRLEAPHA; from the coding sequence ATGCGCGATTTTGACTGGCGCGGCTGGGTGCAGCGAGCTGCTGCGCTCTGGCGCTCGTCGCTTCAATTGCGCACTGTCGCGATCACGGTGCTGTTGTCATCGGTAGTGGTCGCGGTGATCGCCGGCTACATGTCGCTGAGTGTCGGGGCCAACCTCTTCGATGCGAGCCGCGACCAGCTCACGCGCACATCGGCCAATGCCACCCTGGCAGGCCAACAGGTGTTCGACGCCGCAGATGAGGGCCTCGGCCTTGAGGACCTCGACGTCATGATGGGGGAGGCCGCGAAGGTCATCGAGAGTGTGGCCTCCAGCACGGGCGGCACGAGTTACGCAATCTTGCGCACCCCGGCTCAGGAGGGGCCCCGCGTTCCTTCTGATGTTCAAACGCTGGGGCTAGGCTCCGCCGCTCTCATCTCTGAAGAACTGCGCGATATCGTCTCGCAGTCGACCGAGCAGCGCACCTACTGGCAGTCGGTTGCGCTGGAGCAAGAGGCCGATGGTGCGGTGCATCCCGGGCTCGTGGTCGGATCGACGCTCGACATTCGGGGTAGCCAATATGAGCTGTATTTGGTCTACGACATTCAAGACACTCAAGACACCCTCGTGCTGGTTCAGCAGACCCTCGGGCTCGGCGGTTTCGCGCTTCTCGCACTCATTGGCGTTGTCACGTTCGTGGTGGTGCGCCTCGTTGTTGGCCCTGTTCGCTTAGCCGCCGAAACGAGTCAACGCTTGGCGGCCGGTGAGCTCGAGGTCCGCATTCCGGTGCAGGGCAACGACGTAATTGCGACTTTGGCGCGATCGTTCAACGGCATGGCTACGAGCATGCAACAGCAGATCACGCGACTCGCGGCGCTCTCGCAGGTTCAGCAACGCTTTGTGTCGGATGTCTCCCACGAGCTTCGTACTCCGCTCACCACAATTCGACTTGCGGGTGACGTTCTCTACGATCAACGCGAAAATTTTCCACCGGCCACGGCGCGCACTGCTGAGCTGTTGCACACTCAGGTCGAACGGTTCGAACTCTTGCTCGCCGACCTGCTCGAAATGAGTCGATACGACGCGGGAGCGGTCGATATGGAAACCGAGCCGACCAACCTCGTGCGCCTCGTCGAAGACGCTATCGAGAGCCTGACGTCACTCGCCGAGAGCAAAGGCTCAGAATTGCGGCTTGTGGCCCCCGGCGGCCATTTCGAGGCGGATGTCGACCCGCGGCGCATCCGTCGCATTCTTCAAAACCTAGTGAGCAACGCGATCGATCATGGTGACGGGCTGCCGATCGTTGTGTGGGTAGACAGCGATCAAGACGCCATCGCCATCGCTGTTCGCGATTATGGCGTGGGAATGAGCCAGGCAGCTCTCGAGCGCGTCTTCGACCGCTTCTGGCGCGCCGACCCGTCGCGGCAGCGCACCACTGGTGGCACCGGTCTGGGGTTAGCTATTGCTCTCGAAGACGCTGCGCTTCACGGCGGCTGGCTCGAAGCGTGGTCGGATGGAGACCACGGCTCCTGCTTCCGGCTTACGATTCCGCGCGAACGCGGAGCTGACCTGCGGTCCTCACCGCTCGAACTGCCACCGAATGACGAGATTCCCCGCTTGGAGGCTCCGCATGCCTAA
- a CDS encoding DUF4350 domain-containing protein, producing MSESGTDSTVLTPRLRTTTRRSLFWIAAAILLVVVAVITLNLAGNAVEGPPLDPTSPYEAGTQAVAEVLRDQGVDVVVTTTLDDARAAADLAGESTLIFSNYEGYLTEEQVKDAAGLTSTVIVAEPVLNELLAIAPEVAQAGTSSETVAAGCTASTVAHAPQITAGPSGYRVIEPSPDITSCYGNDDDGYGLIILDRGDTELKILGATDALTNGGITAADNAAFALRLLGENDTLIWYTPSFLDIADGGGTATLDELAPGWVLPGTWLFLLTLLAGALWRGRRFGPLVIEKLPVTVRSSETMQGRARLYAKSTARLHTLDSLRIGTIRRLAMLCGMPSTASVDDVINRVSPLVGQPLAQLQHLLLDADPSTDNELISLSDELLALEDRVRTIIRPA from the coding sequence GTGAGCGAATCCGGCACCGATTCGACGGTGCTTACCCCACGCTTGCGCACCACCACTCGCCGCTCGCTGTTCTGGATCGCCGCTGCCATCCTGCTCGTGGTCGTTGCCGTCATCACCCTCAATCTTGCGGGCAATGCCGTTGAGGGCCCGCCGCTAGACCCCACAAGTCCCTACGAAGCCGGAACCCAAGCGGTGGCAGAAGTTCTCCGCGATCAGGGCGTCGACGTCGTGGTGACGACTACCTTGGACGATGCCCGGGCCGCAGCGGATCTCGCGGGAGAAAGCACGCTCATTTTCTCCAACTACGAGGGCTACCTGACCGAAGAACAAGTAAAGGACGCTGCCGGGCTGACCAGCACCGTGATCGTCGCCGAACCTGTGCTCAACGAGCTCCTCGCGATCGCACCCGAGGTAGCGCAGGCGGGCACAAGTTCCGAGACCGTTGCCGCCGGATGCACGGCATCCACCGTCGCTCATGCTCCTCAGATCACTGCCGGCCCCAGCGGCTATCGAGTTATCGAGCCGAGCCCCGACATCACCTCCTGCTACGGAAACGATGACGACGGCTACGGGCTCATCATTCTCGATCGGGGCGACACTGAACTGAAGATTCTTGGTGCCACCGACGCCCTAACCAATGGCGGTATTACCGCCGCGGATAACGCGGCGTTCGCACTGCGTCTGCTCGGTGAGAACGACACGCTCATCTGGTACACGCCGAGCTTCCTTGACATTGCCGACGGCGGCGGCACCGCCACCCTCGACGAGCTCGCCCCCGGCTGGGTGCTGCCGGGAACCTGGTTGTTCCTTCTCACCCTGCTGGCCGGCGCACTGTGGCGAGGACGCCGCTTTGGGCCGCTCGTCATCGAAAAGCTTCCCGTGACGGTGCGCTCGAGCGAAACGATGCAGGGTCGTGCACGGCTGTATGCGAAGTCCACCGCCCGGCTTCACACGCTCGACTCACTGCGCATCGGAACCATCCGCCGCCTCGCAATGCTGTGCGGAATGCCATCCACAGCATCCGTCGATGATGTGATCAACCGGGTCTCACCGCTCGTTGGCCAGCCTCTCGCGCAACTCCAGCACCTGTTGCTCGACGCCGACCCCTCCACGGACAACGAGCTCATTAGCCTGTCCGACGAATTGCTCGCACTCGAAGATCGCGTGCGCACCATCATCCGCCCCGCCTAA
- the mtrA gene encoding MtrAB system response regulator MtrA, whose amino-acid sequence MNPRILVVDDDTALAEMIGIVLRTEGYEPFFCQDGALAYDAFKSAAPDLVLLDLMLPGMDGIEICSRIREESGVPIIMLTAKSDTADVVKGLESGADDYVVKPFNPKELVARVRTRLRPASDAATGTLTVGDLELDVTGHEVRRGDARINLTPLEFELLLALAMKPEQVFTREMLLEQVWGYHYKADTRLVNVHVQRLRAKVEEDPDNPKIVMTVRGVGYRAGASA is encoded by the coding sequence GTGAACCCGCGAATTCTTGTAGTAGATGACGACACTGCCCTGGCAGAAATGATCGGAATCGTTCTCCGCACTGAAGGTTACGAACCATTTTTCTGCCAAGACGGCGCGTTAGCGTACGACGCTTTCAAGTCGGCCGCGCCCGATTTGGTGTTGCTCGACCTCATGCTGCCCGGCATGGACGGCATTGAGATCTGCTCGCGCATCCGCGAAGAGTCGGGCGTGCCGATCATCATGCTCACCGCCAAGAGCGACACAGCAGACGTCGTCAAGGGTCTCGAGAGCGGCGCTGACGACTACGTGGTCAAGCCCTTCAATCCCAAAGAGCTTGTGGCGCGCGTGCGCACTCGCCTGCGCCCCGCCAGCGATGCTGCCACCGGCACCTTGACCGTTGGCGACCTTGAATTGGATGTCACGGGCCACGAAGTGCGTCGAGGTGACGCCAGAATCAATTTGACCCCGCTCGAATTTGAGCTCCTGTTGGCGCTTGCCATGAAGCCGGAGCAAGTTTTCACCCGCGAAATGCTCTTGGAGCAGGTCTGGGGTTACCACTACAAGGCTGATACCCGCTTGGTGAATGTTCACGTGCAGCGCCTGCGCGCAAAGGTCGAGGAAGATCCCGACAACCCGAAGATTGTCATGACTGTTCGCGGTGTTGGTTACCGCGCTGGCGCCAGCGCTTAG